One Ficedula albicollis isolate OC2 chromosome Z, FicAlb1.5, whole genome shotgun sequence DNA window includes the following coding sequences:
- the ANXA1 gene encoding annexin A1, whose translation MAMVSEFLKQAWFIDNQEQECIKSAKGIHGVQSYPNFDPSADVVALDRAITVKGVDEATIIDILTKRTNAQRQQIKAAYQQAKGKSLEDALKKALKGHLEDVVVALLKTPAQFDAEELRASMKGLGTDEDTLIEILASRTNREIGEANRYYKEVLKRDLTKDIISDTSGDFQKALVALAKADRCENPHVNDELADNDARALYEAGEKRKGTDTGVFITILTTRSYPHLRRVFQKYTKYSKHDMNKVLDLELKGDIENCLTALVKCATSKPAFFAEKLHLAMKGAGTRHKDLVRIMVSRHEVDMNEIKGYYKSLYGISLRQAIMDELKGDYETILVALCGSDN comes from the exons ATGGCTATGGTATCAGAATTTCTGAAGCAGGCATGGTTCATAGACAATCAGGAGCAGGAATGTATT aagAGTGCAAAAGGTATCCATGGAGTACAGTCATATCCAAATTTTGATCCATCGGCTGATGTTGTTGCTTTGGACAGAGCTATTACTGTAAAGG GTGTGGATGAAGCCACCATCATTGACATCTTGACTAAGAGAACAAATGCTCAGCGACAGCAGATCAAAGCTGCCTATCAGCAGGCTAAAGGAAAG AGTCTAGAAGACGCTTTGAAAAAAGCTCTGAAAGGCCATCTAGAAGATGTTGTTGTGGCTTTGCTCAAAACTCCAGCTCAATTTGATGCTGAAGAATTAAGAGCTTCTATGAAG GGACTTGGAACTGATGAAGATACCTTAATTGAAATTCTGGCCTCAAGAACCAACCGAGAGATTGGAGAAGCCAACAGATACTATAAGGAAG TGCTGAAGAGAGATCTGACAAAAGACATCATCTCTGACACTTCTGGAGACTTTCAAAAGGCTTTGGTTGCTCTAGCCAAG GCTGATCGATGTGAAAATCCTCATGTGAATGATGAACTTGCTGACAATGATGCCAGG GCCTTGTAtgaggcaggagagaaaaggaaaggaacagaCACTGGTGTGTTTATAACCATTCTGACTACAAGAAGCTACCCACATCTTCGAAGGG TCTTTCAGAAGTACACCAAATACAGCAAGCATGACATGAACAAGGTACTGGACTTGGAGCTGAAAGGTGATATTGAAAATTGTCTCACTGCCCTTG TAAAGTGTGCCACAAGCAAGCCAgctttctttgcagaaaaactCCATTTGGCAATGAAG GGTGCTGGGACGCGGCACAAAGACCTTGTCAGAATCATGGTTTCGCGCCACGAAGTGGATATGAATGAGATCAAAGGCTATTACAAGAGTCTGTACGGCATCTCTCTCCGCCAAGCCATTATG GATGAACTCAAAGGGGATTACGAAACCATCCTGGTGGCTTTATGTGGAAGTGATAATTAA